The Triticum aestivum cultivar Chinese Spring chromosome 7B, IWGSC CS RefSeq v2.1, whole genome shotgun sequence genome window below encodes:
- the LOC123159405 gene encoding uncharacterized protein has product MGVSIVQCYSSSLLPLLLCSLLVHPSQAFKLHEEKVPLSFIVPDPSPVLSPFSAPPPVTGADDDDGLRPRLPTERWKRGRGEERRARGGAHAPAHAPWSAGPARAPAPSYAPAPDSGSGAPVIESSPAVPVPRGVRDTATILPMPAPGVKRQDVGGAALARPGMVPLVVGLVMMASLAALLCY; this is encoded by the exons ATGGGAGTTTCCATCGTGCAATGCTACTCCTCCTCCTTGCTACCGTTGCTTCTCTGCTCCTTGCTCGTGCATCCGTCGCAAGCATTCAAG CTGCATGAGGAGAAGGTGCCGTTGAGCTTCATCGTGCCGGACCCCTCGCCGGTGCTGTCGCCGttctccgcgccgccgccggtgacaggcgccgacgacgacgacgggctgAGGCCGAGGCTGCCGACGGAGCGGTGGAAACGGGGCCGGGGCGAGGAGAGGCGGGCCCGTGGTGGCGCGCACGCCCCGGCGCACGCGCCGTGGTCGGCGGGCCCGGCGCGCGCGCCAGCGCCATCCTACGCGCCGGCGCCGGACTCCGGAAGCGGGGCGCCGGTCATCGAGAGCAGCCCCGCCGTGCCGGTTCCGCGCGGCGTCAGGGACACGGCCACCATCCTGCCCATGCCCGCGCCCGGCGTCAAGCGGCAG GACGTGGGCGGAGCTGCTTTGGCTCGACCCGGTATGGTGCCGCTGGTGGTCGGGCTCGTCATGATGGCGTCTTTAGCAGCTTTATTATGCTActag